From the Shewanella amazonensis SB2B genome, one window contains:
- a CDS encoding helix-turn-helix domain-containing protein, which produces MHQEFAKNLRLLCSYYRSVAEVCRRLDINRPQFNRYLSGKYRPSAHSLRRLCDFFGVEEHEILMPHSQFQLLIQVRPRPSEPVSEAPELEHLARLQSLSQGLDKYLGYYFEYHLSMAFPGKILRNLVCLEKQGGKVYYQRTERLQQAPGEKVYHSKYFGMAHLLADRIFLMDYESLTGNQLTQTILIPTFKSRVGRLSGLRLGASASGERIPSCTRVVFEYLGHQVDIRKTLKLCTTLDPDSGQISPRILEAIQNDMAPGERHFRARHSF; this is translated from the coding sequence ATGCATCAGGAATTTGCCAAAAATCTTCGCCTCCTTTGCAGCTACTACCGCTCGGTGGCCGAAGTCTGTCGTCGCCTCGATATCAACCGGCCTCAGTTCAACCGCTATTTAAGCGGCAAGTATCGCCCCTCGGCACATAGCCTGAGGCGCCTGTGTGACTTCTTTGGGGTGGAAGAGCATGAAATTCTCATGCCCCACAGCCAGTTTCAGCTGCTTATTCAGGTGCGGCCACGCCCCAGTGAGCCTGTGAGTGAGGCCCCTGAGCTGGAGCATCTGGCCAGGCTGCAAAGCTTAAGTCAGGGGCTCGATAAGTACCTTGGCTATTACTTCGAATACCACCTGTCGATGGCGTTCCCGGGCAAAATTTTGCGCAATCTGGTGTGCCTTGAGAAACAGGGTGGCAAGGTGTACTACCAGCGCACCGAGCGCCTGCAGCAGGCACCCGGTGAAAAGGTGTATCACAGTAAGTATTTCGGTATGGCGCACTTGTTGGCAGACCGTATCTTTTTAATGGATTATGAGTCGCTTACCGGCAACCAGCTCACGCAGACTATCCTTATCCCCACCTTCAAGAGCCGGGTTGGCCGCTTAAGCGGTCTGCGCCTTGGCGCGTCGGCCAGCGGTGAGCGTATCCCCAGCTGCACCCGGGTGGTGTTCGAGTATCTTGGGCATCAGGTGGATATCCGCAAAACCCTTAAGCTTTGCACCACCCTGGACCCCGACAGCGGCCAGATAAGCCCACGAATTCTGGAGGCCATTCAAAACGATATGGCGCCGGGCGAGCGGCACTTTCGCGCCCGCCACAGCTTTTAA
- a CDS encoding pepsin-like aspartic protease, producing the protein MSKRIIELKLTNLLAEGGYTACLRLGSEAQSVNLIIDTGSSTLVVHESGYKAGNDKELKPTTLAQEVNYGLGGWLGAVVHTSIHAGELAMADTPLALVHAEAEHTFLDADGIWGMAYHPLNRGYDLTTYLTSHGIDPASTFPWPFPDEAHPLVKQQLDDFKALLPQLPEEDVATCFTLMEERGLCANRFTLITRRSSIHVTAPNACANTLAADPLNQGLLILGSHAADAAPNHGCAVDLKVVHDRYYNVNLKAVRWQNDTDIALPTAQAAHLCRGSSNAIVDSGASLICLPAVAFTPLMQRLWARLPDSKQLTSPFMGDISQIMAAQKQGIDSSLLNLDDWPRLEFVFEGANGENVCLGVDAHHYWQVNAPDYGKAVFKLMGQLPHWPAQSILGLPLFNPYRVVFRRDLGEQGIVRFIPHPPLSQGPVSQSPLNQNPINQSKAMP; encoded by the coding sequence ATGTCAAAGCGAATAATCGAGCTTAAACTCACTAATCTGCTGGCCGAGGGCGGCTACACCGCCTGCCTGAGGCTTGGTAGCGAGGCCCAGTCCGTCAACCTTATCATAGACACCGGCAGCTCCACCCTGGTGGTACACGAGAGTGGCTATAAAGCAGGCAACGATAAAGAACTCAAACCCACCACCCTGGCGCAGGAAGTGAATTACGGTCTCGGCGGCTGGCTTGGCGCCGTGGTGCACACCAGCATACATGCCGGGGAGCTTGCCATGGCCGACACCCCGCTGGCACTGGTGCATGCCGAGGCCGAGCACACCTTTTTAGACGCCGACGGTATCTGGGGCATGGCCTATCATCCCCTCAATCGCGGCTATGATCTGACCACCTACCTCACAAGCCACGGCATAGACCCGGCCAGCACCTTCCCCTGGCCCTTTCCCGATGAGGCCCATCCATTGGTTAAACAGCAACTGGATGACTTTAAGGCACTGCTCCCTCAACTGCCCGAAGAAGATGTGGCCACCTGCTTTACCCTGATGGAAGAGCGCGGCCTGTGCGCCAACCGCTTTACCCTGATAACCCGCCGCTCCAGTATCCACGTCACAGCACCAAATGCCTGCGCCAATACCCTCGCTGCCGATCCCCTCAATCAGGGACTGCTGATTTTGGGCAGCCATGCAGCAGATGCCGCGCCCAACCATGGCTGCGCGGTCGATCTCAAGGTAGTGCACGACCGCTATTACAACGTCAACTTAAAGGCGGTGCGCTGGCAAAACGATACGGACATTGCGCTGCCCACAGCACAGGCCGCCCACCTCTGCCGGGGCTCCAGCAACGCCATTGTCGACTCGGGGGCTTCGCTGATTTGTCTGCCTGCGGTGGCCTTTACGCCACTGATGCAGCGGCTGTGGGCACGATTACCAGACAGCAAGCAGCTGACTTCGCCTTTTATGGGCGATATCAGCCAGATTATGGCAGCGCAAAAACAGGGCATCGACAGCAGCCTGCTCAACCTCGATGACTGGCCAAGGCTTGAATTTGTATTTGAAGGGGCAAATGGTGAAAACGTCTGCCTTGGTGTGGATGCCCACCACTACTGGCAAGTGAATGCGCCAGACTATGGAAAGGCGGTGTTTAAACTCATGGGACAACTGCCCCACTGGCCCGCCCAGAGCATACTCGGCTTGCCGCTGTTTAATCCCTATCGGGTGGTGTTTCGCCGCGACCTTGGTGAGCAGGGCATTGTCCGTTTTATTCCCCACCCCCCTCTTAGCCAAGGCCCTGTTAGCCAAAGCCCTCTTAACCAAAACCCCATTAACCAAAGTAAAGCAATGCCATGA
- a CDS encoding DNA polymerase III subunit chi, whose translation MTQALFYVLPPSQMRDAAELLACRLAAFHYRRGAWVYIHCNDESQSFAIDEQLWQFDPNDFVPHNLKGEGPLGGAPVEIGHDRLGPSKNRGILINLAEKVPPFAVHFGHFIDFVAGDEATKALARLRFRELRGLGIEPSTQDLATQPLNLV comes from the coding sequence ATGACCCAGGCACTCTTTTACGTACTTCCGCCGTCCCAAATGAGGGATGCTGCCGAGCTGCTGGCCTGCCGTCTGGCGGCGTTTCATTACCGCCGCGGCGCCTGGGTCTATATTCACTGCAACGATGAATCCCAAAGCTTTGCCATCGACGAGCAACTTTGGCAGTTTGACCCCAACGATTTTGTGCCCCACAACCTCAAGGGTGAAGGGCCTCTGGGGGGCGCGCCGGTGGAAATCGGTCACGATCGCCTCGGGCCGTCAAAAAACCGCGGCATTCTGATAAATCTTGCAGAAAAAGTACCGCCTTTTGCGGTACACTTTGGCCACTTTATCGACTTTGTCGCCGGTGACGAGGCCACCAAGGCACTGGCACGGCTGCGCTTTCGCGAGCTTCGCGGCCTTGGCATCGAGCCATCCACTCAGGATTTGGCGACACAACCCCTTAATCTAGTTTGA
- a CDS encoding gamma-glutamyl-gamma-aminobutyrate hydrolase family protein, whose protein sequence is MSMGQQDRNGHAYQVMTHKYMQPVVDISDCIPLLIPTCFGVADIEQYLDMADGVYLSGAASNIDPSLYGQENLTPEKKQDLARDLVDIALIKGAVKRGLPILGICRGMQEMNIAFGGDLYQKVHDEDHLNDHREDPDTPPDVQYGASHSISMVKGSWLHKLLGDTIEVNSLHGQGIKTLGKGLEALALAEDGLVEALHAPYLPQFTLGVQWHPEWKALENPDSIKIFKAFGEACRRRAGSALDLRIDKAS, encoded by the coding sequence ATGTCCATGGGTCAGCAAGACAGAAATGGCCACGCCTATCAGGTCATGACCCACAAATATATGCAGCCAGTGGTAGACATTTCCGACTGCATTCCGCTACTTATCCCTACCTGCTTCGGTGTGGCAGATATTGAACAATATCTGGACATGGCCGACGGCGTATACCTTTCCGGTGCCGCCTCCAATATCGACCCCAGTCTCTATGGTCAGGAAAACCTCACGCCCGAAAAAAAGCAGGATTTGGCACGGGATCTGGTGGATATTGCGCTTATCAAGGGTGCCGTTAAACGGGGCTTGCCGATACTGGGCATCTGCCGTGGCATGCAGGAGATGAATATCGCCTTTGGCGGCGATCTTTATCAGAAGGTGCATGATGAGGACCATCTGAACGATCACCGTGAAGACCCGGACACACCGCCCGACGTGCAGTATGGCGCCAGTCACAGCATCAGCATGGTGAAAGGCTCCTGGCTGCATAAGCTGCTCGGGGACACCATAGAGGTTAACTCCCTCCACGGTCAGGGCATTAAAACCCTGGGTAAGGGGTTGGAAGCGCTGGCGTTGGCCGAAGATGGTCTGGTGGAGGCGCTGCACGCTCCTTATCTGCCGCAGTTCACCCTTGGGGTACAGTGGCATCCCGAGTGGAAGGCGCTTGAAAACCCTGACTCCATCAAGATTTTCAAGGCCTTTGGTGAGGCTTGCCGTCGCCGTGCTGGCAGCGCCCTGGATCTGAGAATCGACAAGGCGTCCTGA
- a CDS encoding valine--tRNA ligase — protein sequence MEKTYNPQSIEQALYRVWEEKGYFKPHGDASQGNYCIMIPPPNVTGSLHMGHAFQDTIMDTLIRYQRMKGKNTLWQVGTDHAGIATQMLVERKLEAEQGKSRHDLGRDAFMEKVWEWKAQSGGTITSQLRRMGASVDWDRERFTMDEGLSNAVQEVFVRLYDDKLIYRGKRLVNWDPKLHTAISDLEVENKEKAGHMWHFRYPLAGTELTADGKDYLVVATTRPETMLGDSAVAVHPEDERYASLIGKEIILPIVNRRIPIIADEYVDKDFGTGCVKITPAHDFNDYEVGKRHSLPMFNILTQDATIRALAEVLNTDGSHNSELDASLPERYAGLDRFKARDAIVAEFETLGLLEKIEPHALKVPYGDRSGVVIEPLLTDQWYVAVQKLAQPAIEAVENGDIKFVPQQYENMYFSWMRDIQDWCISRQLWWGHRIPAWYDEAGKVYVGRSEDEVRQNHNLGSDVKLRQDDDVLDTWFSSALWTFSTLGWPEQTPELKTFHPTDVLVTGFDIIFFWVARMIMMTMYFIKDEDGKPQVPFKTVYVTGLIRDEAGNKMSKSKGNVLDPLDMIDGIDLESLVQKRTGNMMQPQLAAKIEKSTRKEFENGIEPHGTDALRFTLAAMASTGRDINWDMKRLDGYRSFCNKLWNASRYVLMNTEEQDCGQGGGDMKLSLADRWVIGKFQETVKAFDEHINAYRFDLAANTLYEFTWNQFCDWYLELTKPVLQNGSEAEQRGTRHTLVTVLEQLLRLMHPMMPYITETIWDRVKPLAGVEGDTLMLMSFPEFDAAKVDAKAMADLEWVKQVIVAVRNIRAELNIAPSKPLSALLRGVSDEDKARIEANQAFFGTLAKLESMTILAEGEAAPMATTQLIGEMELLIPMAGLIDVAAEMARIDKQLEKLTGEVARIEGKLSNQGFVAKAPAEVIEKERAKAADIKRDMDKLTEQKAELAKLEA from the coding sequence ATGGAAAAGACATACAATCCACAGTCCATCGAACAGGCCCTCTACCGCGTTTGGGAAGAAAAGGGTTACTTCAAGCCACACGGTGATGCCAGCCAGGGCAACTACTGCATCATGATCCCACCGCCGAACGTCACCGGCAGCCTGCACATGGGTCACGCCTTCCAGGACACCATCATGGATACCCTCATCCGCTATCAGCGCATGAAGGGCAAAAACACCCTGTGGCAAGTAGGTACCGACCATGCTGGTATCGCCACCCAGATGCTGGTTGAGCGTAAGCTGGAAGCCGAACAGGGCAAGAGCCGCCACGATCTCGGCCGCGACGCCTTTATGGAAAAGGTTTGGGAGTGGAAAGCCCAGTCCGGCGGTACCATCACCAGCCAGCTGCGCCGCATGGGCGCCTCCGTGGATTGGGACCGTGAGCGCTTCACCATGGATGAAGGCCTGTCCAACGCCGTGCAGGAAGTGTTCGTGCGCCTGTACGACGACAAACTGATTTACCGCGGCAAGCGCCTCGTAAACTGGGATCCCAAGCTGCACACTGCCATTTCCGATCTGGAAGTGGAAAACAAAGAAAAAGCGGGCCACATGTGGCACTTCCGCTATCCACTGGCCGGCACCGAGCTGACCGCCGATGGCAAAGACTATCTGGTAGTAGCCACTACCCGCCCTGAAACCATGCTGGGCGACAGCGCGGTTGCGGTACACCCCGAAGATGAGCGTTATGCGTCACTGATTGGCAAAGAAATCATTCTGCCTATCGTGAACCGCCGCATCCCCATCATCGCCGATGAATACGTGGATAAAGACTTCGGTACCGGCTGCGTGAAAATCACCCCGGCCCACGACTTCAACGACTACGAAGTGGGCAAGCGCCACAGCCTGCCGATGTTCAACATCCTCACTCAGGATGCCACCATCCGTGCCCTGGCCGAGGTACTGAACACCGACGGCAGCCACAACAGCGAGCTGGATGCCAGCCTGCCTGAGCGCTATGCCGGCCTCGACCGCTTCAAGGCCCGTGACGCCATCGTGGCCGAGTTTGAGACTCTGGGTCTCTTGGAAAAAATCGAGCCACACGCCCTCAAGGTGCCTTATGGCGATCGCTCCGGCGTCGTGATTGAGCCGCTGCTTACTGATCAGTGGTACGTTGCGGTGCAGAAACTCGCTCAGCCTGCCATCGAAGCGGTGGAAAACGGCGACATCAAGTTTGTGCCTCAGCAATACGAAAACATGTACTTCTCCTGGATGCGTGACATTCAGGACTGGTGTATCTCCCGTCAGCTGTGGTGGGGTCACCGCATTCCTGCGTGGTACGACGAAGCCGGTAAGGTGTACGTTGGCCGCAGCGAAGATGAAGTGCGCCAGAACCATAACCTCGGCAGCGATGTGAAACTGCGTCAGGATGACGATGTACTGGACACCTGGTTCTCCTCTGCCCTGTGGACTTTCTCAACCCTGGGCTGGCCGGAACAAACCCCAGAGCTCAAGACCTTCCACCCCACCGACGTACTGGTGACAGGTTTTGATATCATCTTCTTCTGGGTTGCCCGGATGATCATGATGACCATGTACTTCATCAAAGACGAAGACGGCAAGCCGCAGGTACCATTCAAGACGGTTTACGTCACCGGTCTTATCCGCGACGAAGCTGGCAACAAGATGTCCAAGTCCAAGGGTAACGTCCTCGACCCGCTGGATATGATTGACGGTATCGACCTTGAATCTCTGGTTCAGAAGCGTACCGGCAACATGATGCAACCACAGCTTGCCGCCAAGATAGAAAAGAGCACCCGCAAGGAGTTCGAAAACGGCATCGAGCCACACGGCACAGACGCGCTGCGCTTTACCCTGGCGGCCATGGCCTCTACCGGCCGTGACATCAACTGGGACATGAAGCGCCTCGACGGTTACCGCAGCTTCTGTAACAAGCTGTGGAACGCCTCTCGCTACGTGCTGATGAACACCGAAGAGCAGGATTGTGGCCAAGGCGGTGGTGATATGAAGCTGTCGCTGGCCGACCGCTGGGTCATCGGCAAGTTCCAGGAAACCGTCAAAGCCTTCGACGAGCACATCAATGCCTATCGTTTTGACCTGGCCGCCAACACCCTGTACGAGTTCACCTGGAACCAGTTCTGTGACTGGTATCTGGAGCTGACCAAGCCAGTACTGCAAAACGGCTCTGAAGCCGAGCAGCGCGGCACCCGTCATACCCTGGTGACTGTACTTGAGCAGCTGCTGCGCCTGATGCACCCCATGATGCCGTACATCACCGAGACCATCTGGGATCGCGTGAAGCCCTTGGCAGGTGTTGAGGGTGACACCCTGATGCTGATGTCCTTCCCCGAGTTCGATGCCGCCAAGGTAGATGCCAAGGCCATGGCCGATCTCGAATGGGTCAAGCAGGTGATTGTGGCCGTGCGTAACATTCGCGCCGAGCTCAACATCGCGCCAAGCAAGCCGTTGTCAGCCCTGCTGCGCGGTGTAAGCGATGAAGACAAGGCCCGCATCGAAGCCAACCAGGCCTTCTTCGGCACGCTTGCCAAGCTTGAGAGCATGACCATTCTCGCCGAAGGCGAAGCCGCCCCCATGGCCACCACTCAGCTGATTGGTGAAATGGAACTGCTTATTCCTATGGCAGGCCTGATTGACGTTGCCGCCGAGATGGCCCGTATCGACAAGCAGCTGGAGAAGCTGACTGGCGAAGTGGCCCGCATCGAAGGCAAGCTGTCCAACCAAGGCTTTGTGGCCAAGGCCCCGGCTGAAGTGATTGAGAAAGAGCGCGCCAAGGCCGCCGACATCAAGCGCGACATGGACAAACTGACCGAGCAGAAAGCCGAGCTTGCGAAACTTGAAGCCTGA
- a CDS encoding MBL fold metallo-hydrolase codes for MSQQTGEASKIKGRFRNSHKVYGAGLGDLVGIIKAYLGAKRSAPSPKSAVPLQPITPAELARPQARLYRLGHSTVLMYLDGKWLLTDPVFSERASPFQWAGPKRFHQSPIAIEALPDIDGLILSHDHYDHLDTAAIKALAARVKHFYMPLGVGKRLIRLGIDKARITELDWWQSVQLGTIELTATPAQHFSGRGLFDRDATLWAGWAIHGEQARVFFSGDSGYFPGFAEIGERLGPFDVTLMETGAYNELWRDIHMMPEESLQAHLDVKGQLMVPIHNGTFDLALHDWFEPLERIRALAWDRSVKIATPIFGEALSLTLPGSGSDWWAQESAISTGVDAREKGRAPAAESSMVGIAES; via the coding sequence ATGTCCCAGCAAACCGGTGAAGCCTCGAAAATCAAAGGCCGCTTTCGTAATAGCCACAAGGTCTATGGCGCAGGTCTTGGGGATTTGGTGGGCATCATCAAGGCGTATCTGGGCGCCAAACGCAGTGCTCCCAGCCCGAAAAGCGCCGTGCCATTGCAGCCCATCACCCCCGCTGAGCTTGCCCGGCCTCAGGCGCGGTTATATCGACTGGGCCATTCCACTGTGCTGATGTATCTGGATGGCAAATGGCTGCTGACCGATCCTGTATTCAGTGAGCGAGCCTCACCGTTTCAGTGGGCCGGCCCCAAGCGGTTCCACCAAAGTCCCATCGCCATTGAGGCGCTGCCGGACATCGATGGGCTGATTTTGAGCCACGATCATTACGACCATCTGGACACCGCCGCCATTAAGGCACTCGCAGCGCGGGTAAAACACTTTTATATGCCTTTGGGCGTGGGTAAACGCCTTATCCGCCTCGGCATTGATAAGGCCAGGATAACTGAACTGGATTGGTGGCAGTCGGTACAACTTGGAACCATAGAGCTGACCGCGACCCCGGCGCAGCATTTCTCTGGCCGTGGGCTGTTTGACAGAGACGCCACCCTGTGGGCCGGTTGGGCCATCCACGGTGAGCAGGCGCGGGTATTTTTCAGCGGTGACTCGGGCTATTTTCCGGGTTTTGCCGAAATCGGTGAGCGACTAGGCCCCTTCGATGTGACCCTGATGGAAACCGGCGCCTACAACGAGCTGTGGCGAGATATTCACATGATGCCCGAGGAGAGTTTGCAGGCACATCTGGATGTTAAAGGGCAGCTGATGGTGCCCATTCATAACGGCACCTTTGATTTGGCGCTGCACGACTGGTTTGAACCCCTTGAGCGCATTCGCGCGCTGGCGTGGGACCGGTCGGTGAAGATTGCCACCCCGATTTTTGGTGAAGCCCTGAGTTTAACCCTGCCAGGAAGCGGCAGTGATTGGTGGGCACAGGAGTCGGCTATTTCGACAGGTGTGGATGCCCGTGAGAAGGGAAGAGCCCCGGCTGCTGAAAGCTCGATGGTCGGTATTGCTGAAAGCTAA
- a CDS encoding aspartate ammonia-lyase yields the protein MDTRIEHDLLGDAPVPAQAWYGIQTQRALENFSLSGTPINAFPELIRALAKVKAAAARANQSLGQLSDIKANAIAAACDDIVQGALHDQFVVDLIQGGAGTSTNMNANEVIANLALAKLGHGKGEYRHLHPNNDVNCSQSTNDAYPTAARLAMVEATAPLKVAIEAICLSLEVKGREFSHILKMGRTQLQDAVPMTLGQEFDAFASSLKSDIGRIDDACKELCVVNLGGTAIGTGINTHPAYGVLAVKALADITGLPVTQADNLIDATTDMGAFVTLSSVLKRLAVKLSKLSNDLRLLSSGPRTGLGEIRLPAMQPGSSIMPGKVNPVIPEAVNQVAFQVIGTDMTITMAAEAAQLQLNAMEPVIVYNLLNNCALLTRAIAMLDSRCIQGIEANEAKCEQHVSSSIGIVTALVPHIGYENATRIAGEALLSGAGVAELVRRDGLLSDDALSQILSPAAMVTPVELTGAAKAH from the coding sequence ATGGATACACGTATTGAACACGACCTGCTGGGGGATGCCCCGGTTCCTGCCCAAGCCTGGTATGGCATTCAAACCCAGAGAGCGCTGGAAAACTTCAGCCTGAGCGGTACCCCAATCAATGCTTTCCCTGAGCTTATCAGGGCGCTGGCCAAGGTTAAGGCCGCTGCCGCCCGCGCCAACCAGAGTCTCGGGCAGCTGTCTGACATCAAAGCCAACGCCATTGCCGCCGCCTGCGACGATATTGTTCAGGGCGCACTGCACGACCAGTTTGTGGTGGATCTCATTCAGGGGGGCGCTGGCACCTCCACCAACATGAACGCCAACGAAGTGATTGCCAACCTGGCGCTTGCCAAGCTTGGCCATGGCAAGGGAGAGTACCGCCATCTGCACCCCAACAATGATGTGAACTGCTCACAGTCCACCAACGATGCCTACCCGACGGCGGCGCGTCTGGCCATGGTGGAGGCGACAGCCCCACTCAAGGTGGCTATCGAGGCCATTTGCTTAAGCCTTGAGGTCAAGGGCCGGGAGTTTAGCCATATCCTCAAGATGGGCCGCACCCAGCTGCAGGATGCGGTGCCCATGACCCTGGGGCAAGAGTTCGATGCTTTTGCCTCCAGCCTTAAATCGGACATAGGCCGCATCGATGATGCCTGCAAGGAGCTTTGCGTGGTGAACCTTGGCGGCACCGCCATTGGCACCGGTATTAACACCCATCCGGCCTATGGCGTGTTGGCAGTAAAGGCCCTTGCCGACATTACTGGACTGCCGGTGACTCAGGCTGACAATCTAATCGATGCCACCACCGATATGGGCGCCTTTGTGACGCTGTCATCTGTGCTTAAGCGCCTGGCGGTGAAGCTGTCCAAGCTCAGTAATGACCTGCGGTTGCTCTCCAGCGGTCCACGCACCGGTCTTGGGGAAATTCGTTTGCCTGCGATGCAGCCGGGATCCTCCATCATGCCGGGCAAGGTGAATCCGGTTATCCCTGAGGCGGTGAATCAGGTGGCGTTTCAGGTGATTGGCACCGACATGACCATCACCATGGCCGCCGAGGCGGCGCAGCTGCAACTGAATGCCATGGAACCGGTGATTGTTTATAACCTTTTGAATAACTGCGCCTTGCTGACCCGTGCCATTGCCATGCTCGACAGCCGCTGTATTCAGGGCATCGAAGCCAACGAAGCCAAATGCGAGCAGCATGTGAGCAGCAGTATCGGCATAGTCACGGCGTTGGTGCCCCACATCGGCTACGAGAACGCCACCCGTATCGCGGGTGAAGCGCTGCTGAGTGGCGCCGGTGTGGCCGAGCTTGTGCGCCGCGATGGGCTGCTTAGCGATGATGCCTTAAGCCAAATCTTAAGTCCGGCCGCCATGGTGACGCCGGTGGAGCTGACTGGTGCCGCCAAGGCGCATTGA
- a CDS encoding TetR/AcrR family transcriptional regulator, translating to MQTPKRNRSEIKREAIMLAAKELFQTQGVQGTSMDELARVAEVSKRTVYNHFASKEALVLELVAELWQSANADIKVCFVKDHPVHPQLLEVLNAEIAIMTNPDYLELVRVAIGHFMFHPGALKCELESRVTHESALRRWLSEGIKSGALPNLDVDEVECTLHGMIKGVCFWPSLMQLCEPLPKGELERLGADIAAFFEFKYLSGRN from the coding sequence GTGCAAACACCAAAACGAAATCGCAGCGAAATCAAGCGTGAAGCCATAATGCTCGCCGCCAAGGAACTGTTTCAGACCCAGGGCGTACAGGGCACCAGCATGGATGAGCTGGCGCGGGTGGCTGAGGTTTCCAAGCGCACCGTGTATAACCACTTCGCCAGCAAAGAGGCGCTGGTACTGGAGCTGGTTGCCGAACTGTGGCAATCGGCCAATGCCGATATCAAGGTATGTTTTGTCAAAGACCACCCCGTGCATCCTCAGCTCCTTGAGGTACTTAACGCCGAAATCGCCATCATGACCAACCCGGATTATCTCGAACTGGTGCGGGTCGCCATTGGCCACTTTATGTTTCATCCCGGTGCGCTTAAATGTGAGCTGGAAAGCCGGGTCACCCACGAGTCGGCGCTGCGCCGCTGGCTGTCTGAAGGCATTAAATCAGGCGCCCTGCCCAATCTGGATGTGGATGAAGTGGAATGTACGCTGCACGGCATGATTAAGGGCGTGTGTTTTTGGCCGTCGCTGATGCAGCTGTGCGAACCCCTTCCCAAGGGTGAGCTTGAGCGCCTTGGTGCCGATATCGCCGCCTTTTTTGAGTTCAAATACTTAAGCGGCCGCAACTAA